A region of Cucumis melo cultivar AY chromosome 2, USDA_Cmelo_AY_1.0, whole genome shotgun sequence DNA encodes the following proteins:
- the LOC103491969 gene encoding histone deacetylase 15 isoform X4: MVSEALQKRVNGEAEVNLQKQGEQHPCHSLNGRCGKSGSERKSVRSCPDDSCREDNTGVASYKDVPSSVDIDVQPDSLRKKTRKQREISFQDMCNNVDIFDDGDEDDEDDSDWEPLQKLREIVKWFCTNCTMANLDVAVHCDSCGEHKESAILKHGFFAPSFVQDSNLLKTELEMKRTDKAMVSQVSTSNSSTAIGFDERMLLHSEVEMKSHPHPERPDRLRAIAASLATAGIFPGRCYPIPAREITKEELEMVHSPENIQAVEVTSNVISCYFTPDTYANKHSAQAARLAAGLCADLASEIVSGRAKNGFALVRPPGHHAGVKQAMGFCLHNNAAVSALAAQAAGAKKVLIVDWDVHHGNGTQEIFEQNKSVLYISLHRHEFGRFYPGTGAADEVGTMGAEGYCVNVPWSQSGVGDNDYIFAFKQVVLPIASAFAPDLTIISAGFDAARGDPLGMCDVTPTGYAQMTQLLNTVSGGKLLVILEGGYNLRSISSSATAVIKEGK; encoded by the exons ATGGTTTCAGAAGCTCTTCAAAAGAGGGTGAATGGAGAGGCTGAAGTAAATCTTCAGAAGCAAGGCGAGCAACACCCATGTCATAGTTTGAATGGAAGATGTGGAAAATCAGGCTCTGAAAGAAAGAGTGTTAGATCTTGTCCAGATGATAGTTGTCGAGAAGATAATACAGGTGTAGCTTCTTATAAAGATGTACCAAGCAGTGTAGATATAGATGTGCAACCTGATTCTTTGCGT AAGAAGACAAGAAAACAGAGAGAAATAAGCTTCCAAGATATGTGTAACAACGTGGACATATTTGATGATGGTGATGAGGATGATGAGGATGATAGTGACTGGGAACCGTTACAGAAACTCAGGGAAATAGTGAAGTGGTTCTGTACCAATTGTACCATGGCCAACCTTGATGTTGCCGTACACTGTGAC TCATGTGGTGAACACAAAGAATCCGCAATTCTCAAGCATGGGTTTTTTGCTCCTTCATTTGTACAAGattcaaatttattaaagaCTGAGCTTGAAATGAAAAGAACTGATAAAG CCATGGTTTCGCAAGTATCAACATCTAATAGTTCCACAGCAATAGGCTTTGATGAGAGAATGTTGCTGCATTCTGAA GTTGAAATGAAGTCACACCCACACCCAGAAAGACCGGATCGTCTGAGGGCTATTGCTGCTAGCTTGGCTACAGCTG GAATCTTTCCTGGAAGATGCTATCCAATCCCAGCTAGAGAAATTACCAAAGAAGAACTAGAGATG GTTCATTCCCCGGAGAACATTCAAGCTGTTGAGGTTACAAGCAATGTTATTTCTTG TTATTTTACACCTGACACATATGCAAATAAGCATTCGGCACAGGCTGCTAGGCTTGCTGCAGGTTTATGTGCCGATCTTGCTTCAGAAATCGTTTCTGGTCGTGCCAAAAATGGTTTTGCTTTG GTTCGTCCTCCTGGCCACCATGCAGGTGTTAAACAAGCCATGGGGTTTTGCCTCCATAACAATGCGGCAGTTTCTGCATTGGCTGCTCAGGCTGCTGGTGCTAAGAAGGTGTTAATAGTTGATTGG GATGTTCATCATGGAAATGGAACACAGGAAATATTTGAGCAAAATAAATCG GTCTTGTATATATCTTTACATAGGCATGAGTTTGGTAGATTCTATCCTGGAACAGGAGCTGCTGATGAG GTTGGCACTATGGGAGCAGAAGGATATTGTGTAAATGTTCCTTGGAGTCAGTCAGGAGTTGGTGATAACGATTACATTTTTGCATTTAAGCAAGTTGTGCTTCCCATAG CTTCTGCTTTTGCTCCTGATCTCACTATCATATCAGCAGGGTTTGATGCTGCTAGGGGTGATCCATTGGGAATGTGTGAC GTAACTCCTACCGGGTATGCACAGATGACTCAGTTGTTGAATACCGTCTCTGGTGGGAAGCTGCTTGTTATACTGGAAGGCGG CTATAATCTCCGTTCCATTTCATCTTCAGCTACCGCAGTTATCAAG GAGGGAAAGTAA
- the LOC103491969 gene encoding histone deacetylase 15 isoform X1, translated as MVSEALQKRVNGEAEVNLQKQGEQHPCHSLNGRCGKSGSERKSVRSCPDDSCREDNTGVASYKDVPSSVDIDVQPDSLRKKTRKQREISFQDMCNNVDIFDDGDEDDEDDSDWEPLQKLREIVKWFCTNCTMANLDVAVHCDSCGEHKESAILKHGFFAPSFVQDSNLLKTELEMKRTDKAMVSQVSTSNSSTAIGFDERMLLHSEVEMKSHPHPERPDRLRAIAASLATAGIFPGRCYPIPAREITKEELEMVHSPENIQAVEVTSNVISCYFTPDTYANKHSAQAARLAAGLCADLASEIVSGRAKNGFALVRPPGHHAGVKQAMGFCLHNNAAVSALAAQAAGAKKVLIVDWDVHHGNGTQEIFEQNKSVLYISLHRHEFGRFYPGTGAADEVGTMGAEGYCVNVPWSQSGVGDNDYIFAFKQVVLPIASAFAPDLTIISAGFDAARGDPLGMCDVTPTGYAQMTQLLNTVSGGKLLVILEGGYNLRSISSSATAVIKVLLGESPECDLDDHLPSRAGMKTVLDVLAIQKNFWPVLESSFSKLQSLLEIFATERRGKVKPCKQRRRAVVAPICWQWGRKRLLYHLLKGQIRVRSKGC; from the exons ATGGTTTCAGAAGCTCTTCAAAAGAGGGTGAATGGAGAGGCTGAAGTAAATCTTCAGAAGCAAGGCGAGCAACACCCATGTCATAGTTTGAATGGAAGATGTGGAAAATCAGGCTCTGAAAGAAAGAGTGTTAGATCTTGTCCAGATGATAGTTGTCGAGAAGATAATACAGGTGTAGCTTCTTATAAAGATGTACCAAGCAGTGTAGATATAGATGTGCAACCTGATTCTTTGCGT AAGAAGACAAGAAAACAGAGAGAAATAAGCTTCCAAGATATGTGTAACAACGTGGACATATTTGATGATGGTGATGAGGATGATGAGGATGATAGTGACTGGGAACCGTTACAGAAACTCAGGGAAATAGTGAAGTGGTTCTGTACCAATTGTACCATGGCCAACCTTGATGTTGCCGTACACTGTGAC TCATGTGGTGAACACAAAGAATCCGCAATTCTCAAGCATGGGTTTTTTGCTCCTTCATTTGTACAAGattcaaatttattaaagaCTGAGCTTGAAATGAAAAGAACTGATAAAG CCATGGTTTCGCAAGTATCAACATCTAATAGTTCCACAGCAATAGGCTTTGATGAGAGAATGTTGCTGCATTCTGAA GTTGAAATGAAGTCACACCCACACCCAGAAAGACCGGATCGTCTGAGGGCTATTGCTGCTAGCTTGGCTACAGCTG GAATCTTTCCTGGAAGATGCTATCCAATCCCAGCTAGAGAAATTACCAAAGAAGAACTAGAGATG GTTCATTCCCCGGAGAACATTCAAGCTGTTGAGGTTACAAGCAATGTTATTTCTTG TTATTTTACACCTGACACATATGCAAATAAGCATTCGGCACAGGCTGCTAGGCTTGCTGCAGGTTTATGTGCCGATCTTGCTTCAGAAATCGTTTCTGGTCGTGCCAAAAATGGTTTTGCTTTG GTTCGTCCTCCTGGCCACCATGCAGGTGTTAAACAAGCCATGGGGTTTTGCCTCCATAACAATGCGGCAGTTTCTGCATTGGCTGCTCAGGCTGCTGGTGCTAAGAAGGTGTTAATAGTTGATTGG GATGTTCATCATGGAAATGGAACACAGGAAATATTTGAGCAAAATAAATCG GTCTTGTATATATCTTTACATAGGCATGAGTTTGGTAGATTCTATCCTGGAACAGGAGCTGCTGATGAG GTTGGCACTATGGGAGCAGAAGGATATTGTGTAAATGTTCCTTGGAGTCAGTCAGGAGTTGGTGATAACGATTACATTTTTGCATTTAAGCAAGTTGTGCTTCCCATAG CTTCTGCTTTTGCTCCTGATCTCACTATCATATCAGCAGGGTTTGATGCTGCTAGGGGTGATCCATTGGGAATGTGTGAC GTAACTCCTACCGGGTATGCACAGATGACTCAGTTGTTGAATACCGTCTCTGGTGGGAAGCTGCTTGTTATACTGGAAGGCGG CTATAATCTCCGTTCCATTTCATCTTCAGCTACCGCAGTTATCAAG GTATTGCTGGGTGAAAGTCCTGAATGTGACTTGGATGATCACTTACCCTCCAGGGCTGGGATGAAAACTGTATTAGATGTGCTTgcgattcaaaaaaatttctGGCCGGTGCTGGAATCTAGCTTTTCAAAACTGCAGTCACTATTGGAGATATTTGCCACCGAGAGAA GAGGGAAAGTAAAACCATGTAAGCAGAGAAGACGTGCTGTCGTGGCTCCGATATGTTGGCAATGGGGTCGAAAGAGGCTGTTGTATCATCTACTAAAAGGGCAAATCCGTGTAAGATCAAAGGGATGCTAA
- the LOC103491969 gene encoding histone deacetylase 15 isoform X2, with product MVSEALQKRVNGEAEVNLQKQGEQHPCHSLNGRCGKSGSERKSVRSCPDDSCREDNTGVASYKDVPSSVDIDVQPDSLRKTRKQREISFQDMCNNVDIFDDGDEDDEDDSDWEPLQKLREIVKWFCTNCTMANLDVAVHCDSCGEHKESAILKHGFFAPSFVQDSNLLKTELEMKRTDKAMVSQVSTSNSSTAIGFDERMLLHSEVEMKSHPHPERPDRLRAIAASLATAGIFPGRCYPIPAREITKEELEMVHSPENIQAVEVTSNVISCYFTPDTYANKHSAQAARLAAGLCADLASEIVSGRAKNGFALVRPPGHHAGVKQAMGFCLHNNAAVSALAAQAAGAKKVLIVDWDVHHGNGTQEIFEQNKSVLYISLHRHEFGRFYPGTGAADEVGTMGAEGYCVNVPWSQSGVGDNDYIFAFKQVVLPIASAFAPDLTIISAGFDAARGDPLGMCDVTPTGYAQMTQLLNTVSGGKLLVILEGGYNLRSISSSATAVIKVLLGESPECDLDDHLPSRAGMKTVLDVLAIQKNFWPVLESSFSKLQSLLEIFATERRGKVKPCKQRRRAVVAPICWQWGRKRLLYHLLKGQIRVRSKGC from the exons ATGGTTTCAGAAGCTCTTCAAAAGAGGGTGAATGGAGAGGCTGAAGTAAATCTTCAGAAGCAAGGCGAGCAACACCCATGTCATAGTTTGAATGGAAGATGTGGAAAATCAGGCTCTGAAAGAAAGAGTGTTAGATCTTGTCCAGATGATAGTTGTCGAGAAGATAATACAGGTGTAGCTTCTTATAAAGATGTACCAAGCAGTGTAGATATAGATGTGCAACCTGATTCTTTGCGT AAGACAAGAAAACAGAGAGAAATAAGCTTCCAAGATATGTGTAACAACGTGGACATATTTGATGATGGTGATGAGGATGATGAGGATGATAGTGACTGGGAACCGTTACAGAAACTCAGGGAAATAGTGAAGTGGTTCTGTACCAATTGTACCATGGCCAACCTTGATGTTGCCGTACACTGTGAC TCATGTGGTGAACACAAAGAATCCGCAATTCTCAAGCATGGGTTTTTTGCTCCTTCATTTGTACAAGattcaaatttattaaagaCTGAGCTTGAAATGAAAAGAACTGATAAAG CCATGGTTTCGCAAGTATCAACATCTAATAGTTCCACAGCAATAGGCTTTGATGAGAGAATGTTGCTGCATTCTGAA GTTGAAATGAAGTCACACCCACACCCAGAAAGACCGGATCGTCTGAGGGCTATTGCTGCTAGCTTGGCTACAGCTG GAATCTTTCCTGGAAGATGCTATCCAATCCCAGCTAGAGAAATTACCAAAGAAGAACTAGAGATG GTTCATTCCCCGGAGAACATTCAAGCTGTTGAGGTTACAAGCAATGTTATTTCTTG TTATTTTACACCTGACACATATGCAAATAAGCATTCGGCACAGGCTGCTAGGCTTGCTGCAGGTTTATGTGCCGATCTTGCTTCAGAAATCGTTTCTGGTCGTGCCAAAAATGGTTTTGCTTTG GTTCGTCCTCCTGGCCACCATGCAGGTGTTAAACAAGCCATGGGGTTTTGCCTCCATAACAATGCGGCAGTTTCTGCATTGGCTGCTCAGGCTGCTGGTGCTAAGAAGGTGTTAATAGTTGATTGG GATGTTCATCATGGAAATGGAACACAGGAAATATTTGAGCAAAATAAATCG GTCTTGTATATATCTTTACATAGGCATGAGTTTGGTAGATTCTATCCTGGAACAGGAGCTGCTGATGAG GTTGGCACTATGGGAGCAGAAGGATATTGTGTAAATGTTCCTTGGAGTCAGTCAGGAGTTGGTGATAACGATTACATTTTTGCATTTAAGCAAGTTGTGCTTCCCATAG CTTCTGCTTTTGCTCCTGATCTCACTATCATATCAGCAGGGTTTGATGCTGCTAGGGGTGATCCATTGGGAATGTGTGAC GTAACTCCTACCGGGTATGCACAGATGACTCAGTTGTTGAATACCGTCTCTGGTGGGAAGCTGCTTGTTATACTGGAAGGCGG CTATAATCTCCGTTCCATTTCATCTTCAGCTACCGCAGTTATCAAG GTATTGCTGGGTGAAAGTCCTGAATGTGACTTGGATGATCACTTACCCTCCAGGGCTGGGATGAAAACTGTATTAGATGTGCTTgcgattcaaaaaaatttctGGCCGGTGCTGGAATCTAGCTTTTCAAAACTGCAGTCACTATTGGAGATATTTGCCACCGAGAGAA GAGGGAAAGTAAAACCATGTAAGCAGAGAAGACGTGCTGTCGTGGCTCCGATATGTTGGCAATGGGGTCGAAAGAGGCTGTTGTATCATCTACTAAAAGGGCAAATCCGTGTAAGATCAAAGGGATGCTAA
- the LOC103491969 gene encoding histone deacetylase 15 isoform X3: MVSEALQKRVNGEAEVNLQKQGEQHPCHSLNGRCGKSGSERKSVRSCPDDSCREDNTGVASYKDVPSSVDIDVQPDSLRKKTRKQREISFQDMCNNVDIFDDGDEDDEDDSDWEPLQKLREIVKWFCTNCTMANLDVAVHCDSCGEHKESAILKHGFFAPSFVQDSNLLKTELEMKRTDKEKVEMKSHPHPERPDRLRAIAASLATAGIFPGRCYPIPAREITKEELEMVHSPENIQAVEVTSNVISCYFTPDTYANKHSAQAARLAAGLCADLASEIVSGRAKNGFALVRPPGHHAGVKQAMGFCLHNNAAVSALAAQAAGAKKVLIVDWDVHHGNGTQEIFEQNKSVLYISLHRHEFGRFYPGTGAADEVGTMGAEGYCVNVPWSQSGVGDNDYIFAFKQVVLPIASAFAPDLTIISAGFDAARGDPLGMCDVTPTGYAQMTQLLNTVSGGKLLVILEGGYNLRSISSSATAVIKVLLGESPECDLDDHLPSRAGMKTVLDVLAIQKNFWPVLESSFSKLQSLLEIFATERRGKVKPCKQRRRAVVAPICWQWGRKRLLYHLLKGQIRVRSKGC, from the exons ATGGTTTCAGAAGCTCTTCAAAAGAGGGTGAATGGAGAGGCTGAAGTAAATCTTCAGAAGCAAGGCGAGCAACACCCATGTCATAGTTTGAATGGAAGATGTGGAAAATCAGGCTCTGAAAGAAAGAGTGTTAGATCTTGTCCAGATGATAGTTGTCGAGAAGATAATACAGGTGTAGCTTCTTATAAAGATGTACCAAGCAGTGTAGATATAGATGTGCAACCTGATTCTTTGCGT AAGAAGACAAGAAAACAGAGAGAAATAAGCTTCCAAGATATGTGTAACAACGTGGACATATTTGATGATGGTGATGAGGATGATGAGGATGATAGTGACTGGGAACCGTTACAGAAACTCAGGGAAATAGTGAAGTGGTTCTGTACCAATTGTACCATGGCCAACCTTGATGTTGCCGTACACTGTGAC TCATGTGGTGAACACAAAGAATCCGCAATTCTCAAGCATGGGTTTTTTGCTCCTTCATTTGTACAAGattcaaatttattaaagaCTGAGCTTGAAATGAAAAGAACTGATAAAG AGAAGGTTGAAATGAAGTCACACCCACACCCAGAAAGACCGGATCGTCTGAGGGCTATTGCTGCTAGCTTGGCTACAGCTG GAATCTTTCCTGGAAGATGCTATCCAATCCCAGCTAGAGAAATTACCAAAGAAGAACTAGAGATG GTTCATTCCCCGGAGAACATTCAAGCTGTTGAGGTTACAAGCAATGTTATTTCTTG TTATTTTACACCTGACACATATGCAAATAAGCATTCGGCACAGGCTGCTAGGCTTGCTGCAGGTTTATGTGCCGATCTTGCTTCAGAAATCGTTTCTGGTCGTGCCAAAAATGGTTTTGCTTTG GTTCGTCCTCCTGGCCACCATGCAGGTGTTAAACAAGCCATGGGGTTTTGCCTCCATAACAATGCGGCAGTTTCTGCATTGGCTGCTCAGGCTGCTGGTGCTAAGAAGGTGTTAATAGTTGATTGG GATGTTCATCATGGAAATGGAACACAGGAAATATTTGAGCAAAATAAATCG GTCTTGTATATATCTTTACATAGGCATGAGTTTGGTAGATTCTATCCTGGAACAGGAGCTGCTGATGAG GTTGGCACTATGGGAGCAGAAGGATATTGTGTAAATGTTCCTTGGAGTCAGTCAGGAGTTGGTGATAACGATTACATTTTTGCATTTAAGCAAGTTGTGCTTCCCATAG CTTCTGCTTTTGCTCCTGATCTCACTATCATATCAGCAGGGTTTGATGCTGCTAGGGGTGATCCATTGGGAATGTGTGAC GTAACTCCTACCGGGTATGCACAGATGACTCAGTTGTTGAATACCGTCTCTGGTGGGAAGCTGCTTGTTATACTGGAAGGCGG CTATAATCTCCGTTCCATTTCATCTTCAGCTACCGCAGTTATCAAG GTATTGCTGGGTGAAAGTCCTGAATGTGACTTGGATGATCACTTACCCTCCAGGGCTGGGATGAAAACTGTATTAGATGTGCTTgcgattcaaaaaaatttctGGCCGGTGCTGGAATCTAGCTTTTCAAAACTGCAGTCACTATTGGAGATATTTGCCACCGAGAGAA GAGGGAAAGTAAAACCATGTAAGCAGAGAAGACGTGCTGTCGTGGCTCCGATATGTTGGCAATGGGGTCGAAAGAGGCTGTTGTATCATCTACTAAAAGGGCAAATCCGTGTAAGATCAAAGGGATGCTAA
- the LOC103491969 gene encoding histone deacetylase 15 isoform X5, which translates to MLPYTVTSSCGEHKESAILKHGFFAPSFVQDSNLLKTELEMKRTDKAMVSQVSTSNSSTAIGFDERMLLHSEVEMKSHPHPERPDRLRAIAASLATAGIFPGRCYPIPAREITKEELEMVHSPENIQAVEVTSNVISCYFTPDTYANKHSAQAARLAAGLCADLASEIVSGRAKNGFALVRPPGHHAGVKQAMGFCLHNNAAVSALAAQAAGAKKVLIVDWDVHHGNGTQEIFEQNKSVLYISLHRHEFGRFYPGTGAADEVGTMGAEGYCVNVPWSQSGVGDNDYIFAFKQVVLPIASAFAPDLTIISAGFDAARGDPLGMCDVTPTGYAQMTQLLNTVSGGKLLVILEGGYNLRSISSSATAVIKVLLGESPECDLDDHLPSRAGMKTVLDVLAIQKNFWPVLESSFSKLQSLLEIFATERRGKVKPCKQRRRAVVAPICWQWGRKRLLYHLLKGQIRVRSKGC; encoded by the exons ATGTTGCCGTACACTGTGACGTCT TCATGTGGTGAACACAAAGAATCCGCAATTCTCAAGCATGGGTTTTTTGCTCCTTCATTTGTACAAGattcaaatttattaaagaCTGAGCTTGAAATGAAAAGAACTGATAAAG CCATGGTTTCGCAAGTATCAACATCTAATAGTTCCACAGCAATAGGCTTTGATGAGAGAATGTTGCTGCATTCTGAA GTTGAAATGAAGTCACACCCACACCCAGAAAGACCGGATCGTCTGAGGGCTATTGCTGCTAGCTTGGCTACAGCTG GAATCTTTCCTGGAAGATGCTATCCAATCCCAGCTAGAGAAATTACCAAAGAAGAACTAGAGATG GTTCATTCCCCGGAGAACATTCAAGCTGTTGAGGTTACAAGCAATGTTATTTCTTG TTATTTTACACCTGACACATATGCAAATAAGCATTCGGCACAGGCTGCTAGGCTTGCTGCAGGTTTATGTGCCGATCTTGCTTCAGAAATCGTTTCTGGTCGTGCCAAAAATGGTTTTGCTTTG GTTCGTCCTCCTGGCCACCATGCAGGTGTTAAACAAGCCATGGGGTTTTGCCTCCATAACAATGCGGCAGTTTCTGCATTGGCTGCTCAGGCTGCTGGTGCTAAGAAGGTGTTAATAGTTGATTGG GATGTTCATCATGGAAATGGAACACAGGAAATATTTGAGCAAAATAAATCG GTCTTGTATATATCTTTACATAGGCATGAGTTTGGTAGATTCTATCCTGGAACAGGAGCTGCTGATGAG GTTGGCACTATGGGAGCAGAAGGATATTGTGTAAATGTTCCTTGGAGTCAGTCAGGAGTTGGTGATAACGATTACATTTTTGCATTTAAGCAAGTTGTGCTTCCCATAG CTTCTGCTTTTGCTCCTGATCTCACTATCATATCAGCAGGGTTTGATGCTGCTAGGGGTGATCCATTGGGAATGTGTGAC GTAACTCCTACCGGGTATGCACAGATGACTCAGTTGTTGAATACCGTCTCTGGTGGGAAGCTGCTTGTTATACTGGAAGGCGG CTATAATCTCCGTTCCATTTCATCTTCAGCTACCGCAGTTATCAAG GTATTGCTGGGTGAAAGTCCTGAATGTGACTTGGATGATCACTTACCCTCCAGGGCTGGGATGAAAACTGTATTAGATGTGCTTgcgattcaaaaaaatttctGGCCGGTGCTGGAATCTAGCTTTTCAAAACTGCAGTCACTATTGGAGATATTTGCCACCGAGAGAA GAGGGAAAGTAAAACCATGTAAGCAGAGAAGACGTGCTGTCGTGGCTCCGATATGTTGGCAATGGGGTCGAAAGAGGCTGTTGTATCATCTACTAAAAGGGCAAATCCGTGTAAGATCAAAGGGATGCTAA